From a region of the Euwallacea similis isolate ESF13 chromosome 19, ESF131.1, whole genome shotgun sequence genome:
- the GABA-B-R2 gene encoding gamma-aminobutyric acid type B receptor subunit 2 isoform X1: MSNFRGNMIVIFLIVFNFELCTLQKPNVDARRHDVYIAGFFPFGKGVENSDTGKAIINIPWYRELIKSITSGRGVMPSVKLALDHVNEHSQILRNYRLHMWWNDTMCNAAVGVKAFFDMMHSGPHKLMLFGAACTHVTDPIAKASKHWHLTQLSYADTHPMFTKENFPNFFRIVPSDNAFNAPRLALLKEFNWTRVGTIYQNEPRYSLAHNRLVAELDVLSYDVVEAQSFTLEVNGALTKLKEKDTRIILGNFNEKWARQVFCEAYRLDMYGRKYQWLIMGTYRFAWWKENDPDLNCTLDELETALEQTILTDLLPLSTNGEITISGITADEYKEEYDSRRGNEYSRFHGYTYDGIWAVANAIQSVAHKVKYFRRNQTVTDFRYRDPMWESLFLDALNTTSFEGVTGPVRFYDNERKASILLKQFQDGQEVKVGEYTAAIQHLDLTLGVPLKWTGKYPSKDRTVLIIEHTRVNKTVYAILASSAILGIFIAAFFLAFNIKYRNQRYIKMSSPQLNNLIIIGCMITYTSIIFLGLDSGLSSIEAFPYICTARAWTLMAGFSLAFGSMFSKTWRVHSIFTDVKLNKKVIKDYQLFMVVGVLLCVDVVIMTTWQIADPFYRETKRGEPYHHPSNEDEIIIPENEYCTSNKMTIFISSIYVYKGLLMIFGAFLAWETRHVSIPALNDSRYVGFSVYNVVIMCVLGAAVALALVDHQDEMFVLISSFIMFCTTITLCLVFVPKMVELRKDPGGTVDKRIRATLRPMSKTRRDSSVSEIETKIKDLKDLNTKYRKTLLDKDNELQMLIRQLGNDATDILEQKTEDSISDTNRLSVPLLRKEMPSATETSDLTSLCSLSSQAENTSLHRADSQKRKRVSTTNESSPKKIPNSPKGPINEDLYNQQKCMQHQQATPKGKQHQLQPQVQQQVNGTLSRTTGGEQKVTNEIQKESNMNVDSNYNSVKEPNKVVSIAEKIDIQRCDTQIKSFPSEQQEKESTLKRHERKTPTHERRASRTVGAVDSIEIQEKRRSSIKTSSNILDEEAIKEITCHRRTSMQSTARTTPKKKPECGTHIVAKSELWDTGGQHRCQKAHQKSSRVSISQHDEDDVHIHRTTSEKNRHSSHKEKRERSPAKTTNTTTDMLSNQQCQKMGYFTSTPNVAAAIRLGTHPPKRDKSMYNATSEGELLDREILPIFQKLLTERNKSQHNIDYSFGRSCPNISIKCDIVEYL, encoded by the exons ATGAGCAATTTTAGAGGAAACATGATCGTAATATTTCTAATTGTATTTAACTTTGAGCTGTGCACTCTGCAGAAACCAAATGTGGACGCAAGAAGGCATGACGTCTACATTGCTggcttttttccttttggaaAAGGAGTTGAAAACTCTGATACAGGTAAGGCGATAATTAACATCCCTTGGTACcgtgaattaataaaatccatCACTTCAGGGCGAGGGGTTATGCCCAGCGTGAAATTAGCTTTGGATCACGTTAACGAACACTCGCAAATTCTTAGGAACTACAGGTTGCACATGTGGTGGAATGACACCATG TGTAACGCGGCCGTAGGCGTAAAAGCCTTCTTTGACATGATGCATAGCGGACCTCATAAGCTCATGCTCTTCGGTGCTGCATGCACTCACGTGACGGACCCCATTGCCAAAGCTTCCAAGCACTGGCACCTCACGCAG CTTTCCTACGCCGATACCCACCCAATGTTcaccaaagaaaattttcccaatttcttCAGAATAGTGCCGTCAGATAATGCGTTTAACGCACCCAGATTGGCCCTTCTAAAGGAGTTTAATTGGACTAGAGTAGGCACGATATACCAAAATGAACCTCGGTATTCTTTGGCACACAACAG ATTGGTAGCTGAGTTAGATGTATTGAGCTATGACGTAGTGGAAGCCCAAAGCTTTACTCTTGAAGTGAACGGTGCCCTCACTAAGTTGAAGGAAAAGGACACTCGTATTATCCTGG GAAATTTCAACGAAAAGTGGGCCAGGCAGGTATTTTGTGAGGCCTACAGGCTGGACATGTATGGCAGAAAGTATCAGTGGCTCATAATGGGCACCTACAGGTTCGCCTGGTGGAAGGAGAATGACCCAGACTTAAATTGTACTCTGGACGAACTGGAGACTGCGCTGGAGCAAACCATTTTAACTGACCTTTTGCCTTTAAGCACCAATGGGGAAATCACAATATCAGGAATT ACTGCAGACGAATACAAAGAAGAGTATGATTCGAGGAGAGGCAACGAATACTCACGTTTTCATGGGTACACTTACGATGGTATTTGGGCAGTGGCCAATGCAATTCAAAGTGTCGCGCACAAAGTCAAATACTTTCGCCGCAATCAGACGGTAACAGACTTTCGCTACAGAGATCCTATGTGGGAAAGCCTGTTTTTGGACGCCCTTAATACCACCAGTTTCGAAG GTGTCACTGGTCCAGTGCGCTTCTACGACAACGAAAGAAAGGCTAGCATTTTGCTGAAGCAATTCCAGGATGGTCAAGAGGTTAAAGTTGGGGAATATACTGCAGCGATTCAACATTTAGATCTGACCTTAGGGGTGCCCTTAAAGTGGACCGGAAA ATACCCTTCTAAAGACAGAACAGTGCTTATAATTGAACACACTAGGGTAAATAAGACGGTTTACGCAATACTAGCTTCTTCAGCCATTTTGGGTATATTTATTGCGGCATTTTTCCTGGcttttaatatcaaatataGGAACCAGAG atacataaaaatgtccaGCCCCCAACTAAACAACCTAATTATTATCGGCTGTATGATCACTTACACCAGTATCATTTTCTTGGGACTGGATTCAGGCCTGTCCAGTATCG aGGCGTTTCCCTACATCTGCACAGCACGGGCTTGGACTTTGATGGCCGGATTTTCTTTGGCATTTGGGTCGATGTTCAGTAAAACCTGGCGAGTACATTCGATTTTCACCGATGTCAAACTAAACAAGAAGGTCATTAAAGACTATCAGTTATTTATGGTTGTGGGAGTGTTGCTTTGCGTGGACGTGGTCATCATGACCACTTGGCAGATTGCTGACCCATTCTACAGAGAAACCAAGAGAGGAGAGCCTTAT CATCACCCATCAAATGAGGACGAAATCATCATCCCTGAGAACGAGTATTGCACCTCTAATAAAATGACCATATTCATTTCGTCCATTTACGTATACAAAGGCTTACTGATG atatttGGGGCTTTTCTGGCTTGGGAGACTCGCCATGTGTCCATCCCAGCATTAAATGACAGTCGCTACGTTGGGTTCTCGGTGTACAATGTAGTTATAATGTGTGTTTTGGGTGCAGCAGTGGCACTGGCTTTGGTGGATCATCAGGACGAAATGTTCGTGCTTATTA GTTCCTTCATAATGTTTTGCACCACTATCACGTTATGCCTCGTGTTCGTCCCAAAAATGGTAGAACTTAGAAAAGACCCTGGGGGCACTGTGGACAAGCGCATTAGAGCTACACTGAGACCCATGTCCAAGACCAGACGCGATTCTAGTGTGTCGGAAATCGAAACTAAAATCAAAGACTTGAAGGATTTGAACACGAAATATCGCAAAACTTTGTTGGACAAGGACAATGAGCTACAA atgttgattagacagCTTGGCAATGACGCCACTGATATTCTGGAGCAAAAAACTGAGGACTCAATAAGTGATACCAATCGTCTCTCAGTTCCCTTGCTGCGTAAAGAAATGCCCAGTGCAACAGAAACAAGCGACCTCACGTCATTATGCAGTCTCAGTTCGCAAGCTGAAAATACTTCACTACATCGCGCAGACAGCCAAAA GAGGAAGAGGGTTTCAACTACTAACGAGAGTTCACCTAAAAAGATCCCTAACTCGCCGAAAGGCCCCATTAACGAGGACCTATACAACCAGCAGAAATGTATGCAGCACCAACAGGCGACTCCTAAGGGCAAGCAGCATCAGTTACAGCCTCAGGTGCAACAGCAAGTTAATGGGACCCTCTCTAGAACTACTGGAGGGGAACAGAAAGTTACCAATGAGATTCAGAAAGAAAGTAACATGAACGTGGATAGCAACTATAATAGCGTTAAGGAACCAAATAAGGTCGTATCTATCGCTGAAAAGATTGACATACAACGATGTGATACGCAG ATAAAATCTTTTCCGAGCGAACAGCAAGAGAAAGAGTCGACTTTAAAGCGACACGAGAGGAAAACTCCCACTCACGAGCGTCGAGCTTCCCGCACTGTCGGAGCTGTTGATTCTATAGAAATCCAGGAAAAGAGGCGAAGCAGCATTAAAACTTCTAGCAATATATTAGACGAAGAGGCAATTAAAG AAATAACGTGTCATAGAAGAACTAGCATGCAAAGCACTGCACGAACCACTCCCAAGAAAAAACCTGAATGTGGAACCCATATAGTAGCCAAAAGTGAGCTATGGGACACTGGTGGACAACACAGGTGCCAGAAAGCTCATCAGAAGAGCAGTAGAGTTAGTATATCACAACACGATGAAG ATGACGTTCACATACACCGTACGACCTCTGAAAAGAATCGACACAGCTCGCATAAAGAGAAACGTGAACGGTCGCCGGCAAAAACAACGAATACGACGACGGATATGTTAAGTAACCAGCAGTGTCAGAAAATGGGATACTTTACGAGTACGCCCAATGTTGCCGCTGCCATTAGATTGGGAACCCATCCTCCGAAACGGGACAAGTCCATGTACAACGCAACATCAGAGGGAGAGTTGCTAGATAGAGAGATACTGCCGATATTCCAGAAGTTGCTCACAGAACGGAATAAGAGCCAACACAATATAGATTATTCATTTGGACGGTCGTGTCCTAATATTAGTATTAAGTGTGATATAGTTGAGTACTTATAG